One segment of Saprospiraceae bacterium DNA contains the following:
- a CDS encoding isopentenyl-diphosphate delta-isomerase has product MASDEQNKLHPAVLIGLTDDDPTAVSRKKDHIELAFKSRVEAGELDSRFYYEPLLAAHPTPGSLAPFSFLGKTLRAHIWVSSMTGGTALAKVINHNLARACAEFGLGMGLGSCRQLLYSDEFLPDFDVRDTIGSDQPLYANLGVAQIEHLMEKQEMERIPALLQKLRADGLIVHVNPLQEAMQPEGDVFKHPPLETIEALTQLFDIKIIVKEVGQGFGPESLRALLQMPIEAIEFAAAGGTNFAKLELLRSAPVKQMIFEKIAAVGHSAVEMLEMSNVLKKELGERCKVRHLIISGGVRDFLDGFYLLKKSLFPAVYGQASGFLKHARGDYAELRAFVEAQLRGLELAEAFLKVK; this is encoded by the coding sequence ATGGCATCCGACGAACAAAACAAACTGCACCCCGCCGTGCTCATCGGTCTGACCGACGATGACCCTACGGCTGTTTCCAGAAAAAAAGACCACATCGAACTGGCTTTTAAAAGCAGGGTGGAAGCTGGCGAGTTGGATAGCCGATTCTATTATGAGCCGTTGCTCGCGGCGCATCCAACGCCCGGGTCGCTCGCGCCATTTTCCTTTTTGGGGAAAACACTCCGTGCGCATATATGGGTGTCGAGCATGACGGGCGGGACGGCGCTTGCCAAGGTCATCAACCACAACCTCGCTCGCGCCTGTGCCGAATTCGGCCTCGGCATGGGCCTCGGCTCCTGTCGCCAATTGCTTTACAGCGACGAGTTTCTCCCGGATTTCGACGTGCGCGACACCATAGGCAGCGACCAGCCGCTTTATGCCAATTTAGGGGTGGCGCAGATAGAGCACCTAATGGAAAAGCAAGAGATGGAGCGCATCCCTGCCCTGCTCCAAAAACTACGCGCTGACGGCCTCATCGTTCATGTGAACCCCCTCCAAGAAGCCATGCAACCCGAAGGCGATGTGTTCAAACACCCCCCTTTGGAGACCATTGAGGCGCTCACGCAACTGTTTGATATAAAAATCATTGTGAAGGAAGTAGGGCAAGGCTTCGGGCCAGAGAGCCTGCGGGCGTTGCTTCAGATGCCCATCGAAGCCATTGAGTTCGCAGCGGCTGGAGGCACCAATTTCGCCAAGCTCGAGCTTCTTCGCAGTGCTCCCGTGAAACAAATGATTTTTGAGAAGATAGCAGCGGTCGGGCACTCCGCCGTCGAGATGCTCGAAATGTCGAATGTGCTGAAAAAAGAGCTGGGCGAGCGGTGCAAAGTGCGCCACCTTATCATCTCAGGCGGGGTGCGTGATTTTCTCGACGGTTTTTATTTGCTAAAAAAATCCTTGTTCCCGGCGGTGTATGGGCAGGCCTCCGGCTTTCTCAAACACGCTCGCGGCGACTATGCCGAACTGCGTGCTTTTGTGGAGGCACAATTGCGCGGTCTGGAATTGGCGGAGGCATTTTTAAAGGTAAAATAA